From one Acinonyx jubatus isolate Ajub_Pintada_27869175 chromosome B1, VMU_Ajub_asm_v1.0, whole genome shotgun sequence genomic stretch:
- the LOC128314267 gene encoding translation initiation factor IF-2-like has translation MDEGGLGKSGSVAGTAWEEAAQPQQASGRKVSAFDIGTSPSSSSPNTSRCAPPGVTHLNSSSTPSEASVLAGSTRIQGLRNTTPVRMEVHKLLDAHARSQLSRQAAAGERGARWKGGYRCQRSPAREWRRRAASPRAAPGTCSSAKAVFCASPPAKGTEAGEAESAPGRAVGEGAGEGEPQAKQRRASSGLAAPRSLAPAFRRDAAGADHVREPEPEPGRGGRAADRGWAIPPSFQILYKQTLARARRGGRRRRGTRTCGSQPPRSRSCSPWAARADLTPAEIPAPPLISPQRCQARDSGGEVAGARGFTPIRPWCGRERGEPGRGGSGRRQRRTLEGPVPPRGASWARVPPLRPDAPTPLSAHDEPGQPLQDTCVPSNVHRPLLGSRARNS, from the exons ATGGA TGAGGGAGGGTTGGGGAAGAGCGGGTCAGTAGCGGGAACTGCGTGGGAGGAAGCGGCTCAGCCCCAGCAAGCGTCAGGTAGAAAAGTGTCCGCTTTCGACATTGGAACATCACCTTCCTCGTCTTCCCCGAACACCTCCCGCTGTGCTCCCCCTGGGGTAACCCACCTGAACTCGAGTTCAACTCCCTCCGAAGCCAGCGTGCTGGCGGGCTCCACGCGGATCCAGGGACTCCGGAACACAACTCCTGTTCGGATGGAGGTCCACAAACTCCTGGATGCTCACGCGCGGTCTCAACTGTCTCGGCAGGCGGCGGCTGGCGAGCGGGGAGCCCGCTGGAAGGGAGGCTACAGATGTCAGCGGAGTCCAGCCAGGGAGTGGAGGCGCCGTGCCGCTTCGCCTCGCGCAGCCCCGGGAACGTGCTCTTCCGCGAA GGCGGTGTTTTGCGCGTCCCCTCCCGCGAAGGGGACGGAGGCCGGCGAAGCCGAGTCTGCGCCGGGCCGGGCTGTGGGCGAGGGCGCCGGGGAGGGCGAGCCGCAGGCGAAGCAGCGCCGCGCTAGCTCCGGGCTGGCCGCTCCGCGCTCGCTGGCGCCTGCCTTCCGCCGAGACGCTGCCGGTGCCGACCACGTGCGggagcccgagcccgagcccgGGAGGGGAGGGCGGGCCGCCGACAGGGGGTGGGCAATTCCGCCCAGCTTCCAGATCCTATATAAACAAACCCTGGCGCGGGCAAGAAGAGGAGGGCGAAGACGCCGCGGGACGCGGACTTGCGGCTCCCAGCCTCCGCGGAGCCGCTCTTGCTCGCCCTGGGCTGCTCGGGCCGACCTCACACCGGCAGAGATACCAGCTCCCCCACTCATCTCACCCCAGAGGTGCCAGGCCAGAGACTCCGGAGGAGAAGTCGCCGGCGCTCGCGGGTTTACCCCGATTCGTCCATGGTGCGGGCGGGAGCGCGGCGAGCCGGGACGCGGCGGCAGCGGCAGGAGGCAGAGGCGAACCCTGGAGGGGCCGGTCCCGCCGAGAGGGGCTTCCTGGGCACGTGTCCCGCCGCTCAGGCCAG ATGCACCAACGCCCCTGAGCGCGCACGACGAACCTGGGCAGCCTCTGCAAGACACCTGCGTGCCTAGCAACGTGCACCGGCCACTCTTGGGGTCCAGAGCTCGTAACTCCTGA